Proteins from a single region of Apium graveolens cultivar Ventura chromosome 7, ASM990537v1, whole genome shotgun sequence:
- the LOC141673406 gene encoding uncharacterized protein LOC141673406 has product MGRHVFLRIVNAMSNFDPYFQQRVDAMGRKGLSPLQKCTAAMHMLAYGISADAVDDYVHIGESTAVECLKKIVSNVIMIFESEYLRKPNSDDVQRLLQMGEARGFPGMMGSIDCMHWQWKKFPKAWKGIFMSGHKRVATIILEAVASSDLWI; this is encoded by the coding sequence ATGGGAAGGCATGTTTTTCTACGTATCGTGAATGCTATGTCAAATTTTGATccatactttcaacaaagagTCGATGCCATGGGAAGAAAAGGTTTATCACCATTACAAAAATGTACTGCAGCAATGCACATGTTGGCGTATGGAATATCCGCCGACGCTGTTGATGACTACGTTCATATTGGAGAGAGTACTGCAGTTGAATGCTTAAAAAAAATTGTCTCAAATGTAATAATGATATTTGAGAGTGAATACTTGCGAAAGCCAAACTCTGATGATGTACAACGTCTATTACAGATGGGTGAGGCTCGTGGTTTTCCTGGTATGATGGGCAGTATAGATTGCATGCATTGGCAATGGAAAAAATTTCCTAAAGCATGGAAGGGAATATTTATGAGTGGTCACAAAAGAGTTGCAACAATTATACTGGAAGCGGTTGCTTCATCTGATCTATGGATATGA